The DNA region ACGGCTACTACCCCACACGGTCGGTCGCCCGCGGACGGCACGCGTCCCGAACACCGTCGAAGGCGTCGCTCTTCTGCGCCGCGCAATTGCTGACGGCTTCGCTCCTATGGGGACGCGCTGGCCGGCAGCAGTGCGCCAATTCGGGCCGTCATCGCGTCTCGGAGCACCGAGTACGACGGACGACCTCCACGGTGCCGCCGAGGCCGCATTCGCATGCCCGTGGCCACGACCCGGCGTTCTGGCGTCACCAGCAAATCAAGTCTCGGTCCTCACGATCAAGGATGGGTGCTCATGGCTGACAGCGCGAAGGACAGAATCCTGGAAAGAATCATGGAAGAAGGCCACACAGACAGCTACGGCACGTTGCTGTACCTGGTGGCGGTCATAGGAGTCGACCCGATGGCGCTCGGCCCGGCCAACTCCGTCGAGCTCACCACGTGGTCCGGACACCTCGACGGCTTGAAGGGCTCACTGCTCTGTCTGGCGATGTATGAGCGCAAAAGCACGCCGCAGAAGGCTGCGGAGACTGTCGACCGACACCTCGTGGAAGCCGCGGCCGACCTCAGGCGCGGCGATAGCGCTGGAAGCGCGGGGTGAACCATGTCGTACTGGTCCAGGGATTTCGCGGGGCTACCCGAGCACCTGACGGAAGTACGGGAGTTCACGCGCATCGTTGCCGGCGACCGTGAAGGCGCCGATCTGGTGGAGATGGTCGCGTCGGAATTGGCCGGCAACGCGATCCAGCACAGCGAAAGTGGCGGACCCGGTGGGAAGTTCACGATTCAAGTCGCGGACTTCCACGACAGATGGCACGTCCGCGTGATCGACGAAGGCGGGCCTCGAGTGCCGCACCTATGCGAACTCACGTCGATAGAAAGCGCCGAAGACCTCGACACGCTCGGCGATGAGGTCGAGGCCGGACGTGGTCTGGCGATGGTCGCAGCGGTGTCGTCGGCATGGGGGGTGGTCGGTGATCGGAAGGCGCACGAGGTGTGGGCGGAGATCATGGCATCGGGAAGGACGACGGTGGGAACTGCCCGTGGACGTCTCTAGAAGCACCGCCATCGTCGCTCAGAGGCGAGAAGCGCAGTCTCGGACTCTTCAGGTCGACGACGCTGCGAGGCGGACATACGCACGGATGATCAGGCATCTGCGATCCGTCCGAGAAGAAGCGGATCTTTCCCAGAACGCGCTTGCTGAAGGACTGCCGTTCAGGGGACGCGCGATCTCCGAGTGGGAGACCGGAGCCGTCGAGCCGACCTTGGAGCACCTGATGCAGTTGGCGCAGAAGCTCGGCAGCTACCTGGTGATCCTCGGCCTGTCCGGCGACCTGCGAACGCACCCGATACGGCGGCCTGCTGGCGATTCCTGGCAGGTTTTCGAGCGAAGGCGCCTGGCCCTTCCGTTGCGCAACCGCCGCTTAGCTCTGGGGCTGTCGCAGGATGGACTCGGCTTTCACGTCGGCGTCAGCCGGGACTCGATCCAACGATGGGAGCTCGCACGTGTACCTCCGCGGCCGATGGCGCTGATCGTTTGGGCGCAGAAGCTTGGGTACAGCCTCTCCATACGGAGCATGAGCCAGTACGACGGCGGAAACGCGACCTGTTCTGACAACCTGACCCACGGGCTCACCAACGCGGGCCCCTTGCCGATTCCCGTGGGGACGCCAGCGGCTGGTTTCGCATCGGGTTGTCCTGCTGACCACGTGGGACGTTGACGCCACGAGGACTACGCGGAACAGAATCAGTCCCGGACGGCTGACCCAGCCTTGTCTGAGCAAGTCGGGCGACCTCCTGTGCCCTCGCTTGAAGCGCTCGCGCCTCCGCGCCCTGCTGCGCGGAGGGCGCGTTGGAGGAAGCCACCGGTCCCGGAACAAGGCTGGGGCCAGCAACTGGATGCCCATCGACGCCGGTGGCGCGAAGGGCGGAAGCATGACCCTCAGCCGCTCTGGCAAGGGCAGCGAGTGCACTCGGAGCGCCGGCGTGAACATCCTGCGCGGCTCGACGGCTGAGTGCGTCCGCATGGTCGGAGATGGCGTCAGCGCTGCGGGCGACCACCGCACGGATTCCCGGGTCCTGGACCTGACGGGCGAGCGTGTTGACCGTTCCCCAGAGAGCTGAGATGCGTTGCCACTCGTAGGTGGCGGCGTGTGCACGTACCTGGCCGCGCGCGTTGATGTACGCCTCGCGCAGGCCCGCCAACGACTCGACACGAGGTTGCCGTGGACCACGTCGTTCGAGGCGGTCGGCGGCGCGGGTGGCCAGGTTCGCGATGCCGAGGGCAGCCCGGGTCGCGAGCGCGTTCAGAGGTCCGCGGACGCGGATGTCGGCAGACAGCTCAGCCCAA from Catenulispora sp. EB89 includes:
- a CDS encoding ATP-binding protein; translated protein: MSYWSRDFAGLPEHLTEVREFTRIVAGDREGADLVEMVASELAGNAIQHSESGGPGGKFTIQVADFHDRWHVRVIDEGGPRVPHLCELTSIESAEDLDTLGDEVEAGRGLAMVAAVSSAWGVVGDRKAHEVWAEIMASGRTTVGTARGRL
- a CDS encoding helix-turn-helix domain-containing protein, which encodes MIRHLRSVREEADLSQNALAEGLPFRGRAISEWETGAVEPTLEHLMQLAQKLGSYLVILGLSGDLRTHPIRRPAGDSWQVFERRRLALPLRNRRLALGLSQDGLGFHVGVSRDSIQRWELARVPPRPMALIVWAQKLGYSLSIRSMSQYDGGNATCSDNLTHGLTNAGPLPIPVGTPAAGFASGCPADHVGR